From the genome of Rathayibacter sp. VKM Ac-2804:
GAAGAGGGAGGAGAGGACGACCAGCATCGAGCCGCCGCCCTGCAGCGCGCTGTAGAAGACGGCCAGCACGACCACCGCGGGGATCACCAGCAGGCCGCGGCTGTAGCGCGGATCGCGCCACCAGTAGCCGAGGGCCCGGGCGGCGATCGCGCCGGTCGGGGTGCCGGGGAAGCGGCCGAGGAGACCGATGCCCTGCGCGCCCGAGGCGGCCTGCGAGGAGGACGCGGCGGGCTCGGCCAGCGCGTGCCGGAGCGCCCGGGCCCAGAGCAGCACCACGACGGCGAGCGTGGCGACTCCGATCGCGAAGCGGGCGAGGGCGACCGCCCACTCCCCCGCGACCATCGCGCCGGGGACGCCCCAGATCGCACCGAGCGGCGACCAGCCGAGGGCCGAGGCGACGACGGGGAGGACGTCGAGGCCGTCGCTGATGACGGTGGTCACCCCGATCAGCAGCGGCCCCAGCAGGATCACGACCACGAGGACGACTCCGCCGATCACCTCGCGGTAGCGGCGGCTCGAGCCGAGGCCCGTGGTCAGCGCGCCGATGAGGCGCGAGGCGACGACGCAGGTCGCGACGCCGATCACCGCCGAGACGAGTCCGGGGAGGATGCCGACGGGGTGGCTCCACCACGCCGCGGCCGAGGCGAGCGCGCCCAGCGCGGTGACGATCCCCGGGATGCCGGCGAGACCGGCGGCCGCGAGACCGAGCATCAGCGTCCGGAGCGGGATCGGGAAGGTCGCCAGGGTCGGCAGGTCCAGGCTCTGGTCCGAGCCGGAGACGAAGATCGGACCGAGCACCCAGCCCAGCAGCAGCGCGGACCCGCCGAGGATCAGGGCGACGTTCGCGAACGCCGGGTCGGAGGCGCCGAGCGCGATCAGCCCGACGACCACCAGGCCGAGCACGCCGACCGCGTAGAGCCCGCCGACGATCACGCCGATCAGCTGCCAGACATTGCGGGTGAGCGTGTTGCGCAGCAGCAGCAGGCGCAG
Proteins encoded in this window:
- a CDS encoding transporter produces the protein MVAHLLRLRLLLLRNTLTRNVWQLIGVIVGGLYAVGVLGLVVVGLIALGASDPAFANVALILGGSALLLGWVLGPIFVSGSDQSLDLPTLATFPIPLRTLMLGLAAAGLAGIPGIVTALGALASAAAWWSHPVGILPGLVSAVIGVATCVVASRLIGALTTGLGSSRRYREVIGGVVLVVVILLGPLLIGVTTVISDGLDVLPVVASALGWSPLGAIWGVPGAMVAGEWAVALARFAIGVATLAVVVLLWARALRHALAEPAASSSQAASGAQGIGLLGRFPGTPTGAIAARALGYWWRDPRYSRGLLVIPAVVVLAVFYSALQGGGSMLVVLSSLFIALIFGVTLCADVSYDGTAWAAHVSSGVAGSADRAGRVIAAGLIGVPAVLIVAVGTCLYAGRPESIPAVLGMSLALVLSGFGVSSVASALVVYPVPAPGDSPLKTPPGSGMISSVVMLVSMGATALLSLPSLVLGTVSLVGGSVGLGLAALAAALVLGTVFALVGIRVGGRVLDRRAPELLSALVTIG